AAGGGTATTCCGATAGAAGAATCGTCACGTAACCGACGAATGGCATGTATCCCACAACGCTTCCAATAATGTCACTTCGTACGAGGTAGTCCTGGTTCTTGGCGTAGAGCTCGGTATCGTCCGAAAGGTTGTTGTCACCCTTGGTGAGAAGCTGAGCGGCATCACTGTACATCATTAGCCATTGCCCACAACTCTTGCACAAACAACGTACCCCTTGCCAAACTTGCGTACAACTCGGTGCACGATAGGaatgtccttgtccttgacgtTGTAAACGACAACCTCGCCAATTTCGGTCTCCTGTAGCAGGTTTCGGTtccagaggaagagaaggtcGCCTCGCTGGAAGGCAGGCTCCATGGAGCCAGATAGAACGACGACGATCGGGGACGGTGAGTCGCTGATAACGGAGAGGCCTTTCCACATCTGCGACTGGTTAGATTTCGTCCGGGAGCTGAACAAGACACGTTCGCACCATGAAGGCCGTAGAGAGGATGAGCGCAAAGTTCATGAGCTGCGCAGCAGCTTGCCGCGGGTTTCCGAGAGCCGACAGCATGGTGAGGGATTGTATATCGGTTTCGTGGGGTAAGGGGAGGTTGTTGTAGAGCTTGACAACTCCACGATGCAACTTTCGTGCTGGAGCGAAATGGACATCTGGCTCATGGGAGCTCGAGGAGCACGGGCCACCAGGCCTGGAACAGCTGGGGCGttttgaggctggtgatTTGTGGCGGTGCTAGATCAAGATGGTCCCCATAATTTCAGGGACCTTGACGCTATAAATGGTCTAACGCGGGGAGTGTCATGCTCGAAAGAAGGTGATGTCATGACTACATGTGAAGCATGAGATCGATGTCATAGGCGTTCGCAGGCGAGTAGGGAGCTTGGTATTTAAAATGGTCGTCTGCTAGTCTTGTTCTTTGTGTTTACATTCTTCTTCATAATCTCCAAATTCTACTGATCCAAACATTTTGATCCTCACCAGAACCAACCCAAGCACCTGCACTTACATCAACCACTACACTCAAAATGgccgacaacaacaaccagcaGCCCGGTCTCATCGGCAGCCACGCCCAATACGTCAAGGGAGCCGCAGAGGTAAgtccttctcaatctcccctGAGACATCTCACTCACACCTTCCAGGCTACCATTGGCGCCATTACCGGCTCTCAACCATGGAAGGCCTCTGGTGAACAAGACAAGGCAGCAGGTCTTGCCGATAT
This genomic stretch from Fusarium fujikuroi IMI 58289 draft genome, chromosome FFUJ_chr09 harbors:
- a CDS encoding probable signal peptidase (endopeptidase SP18), giving the protein MLSALGNPRQAAAQLMNFALILSTAFMMWKGLSVISDSPSPIVVVLSGSMEPAFQRGDLLFLWNRNLLQETEIGEVVVYNVKDKDIPIVHRVVRKFGKGDAAQLLTKGDNNLSDDTELYAKNQDYLVRSDIIGSVVGYMPFVGYVTILLSEYPWLKTVMLGFMGLMVVLQRE